One genomic region from Salvia hispanica cultivar TCC Black 2014 chromosome 2, UniMelb_Shisp_WGS_1.0, whole genome shotgun sequence encodes:
- the LOC125205790 gene encoding alpha/beta hydrolase domain-containing protein 17C isoform X2: MGGMTSSMAAKFAFFPPNPPSYRVVAEETGKLKMTEVANHDNVDVLKVKTKRGTEIVAVYVKNPSAKLTLLYSHGNAADLGQMYDLFSELSFHLRVNLMGYDYSGYGQSTGKPSEQNTYADIEAAYECLKETYGVKEEDVILYGQSVGSGPTLDLSSRLSRLRAVVLHSPILSGLRVMYPVKRTYWFDIYKNIDKIPLVQCPVLVIHGTDDDVVDYSHGKQLWELCKEKYEPLWVKGGNHCDLELYPEYIKHLKKFILAIEKSAHLRSGSVESVDQMDTQKGIDSRPRQSTDHREKSRSSTDHREKPRESIDRKEKSRASVDKRERSRKSTELTEKPSNNAEQPEKARNSIDRLAST, from the exons ATGGGGGGGATGACGTCGTCGATGGCGGCGAAGTTCGCGTTTTTTCCTCCGAATCCGCCGTCGTACCGGGTGGTGGCGGAGGAGACGGGGAAGCTTAAGATGACGGAGGTGGCGAACCACGATAACGTCGATGTTTTGAAAGTGAAGACGAAGAGGGGGACGGAGATCGTGGCGGTGTACGTGAAGAATCCCTCGGCGAAGCTGACGCTGCTGTACTCGCACGGGAACGCTGCTGATCTAGGGCAGATGTATGATCTCTTCAGTGAACTCAGCTTCCACCTCCGAGTCAACTTGATGGG GTATGACTATTCCGGATATGGACAATCCACAGGAAAG CCAAGTGAGCAGAATACTTATGCAGACATTGAAGCTGCATATGAGTGCCTGAAAGAAACTTATGGGGTAAAAGAGGAAGATGTAATATTGTATGGACAGTCGGTAGGGAGTGGTCCTACTTTGGATCTTTCATCACGTTTGTCCAGGTTAAGGGCTGTGGTTCTTCACAGCCCAATCCTGTCAGGACTTAGAGTTATGTATCCTGTTAAACGAACATACTGGTTTGACATTTATAAG AATATTGACAAAATCCCATTGGTCCAGTGCCCAGTGCTGGTTATTCAC GGCACTGACGATGATGTGGTAGATTACTCTCATGGTAAGCAGCTCTGGGAGCTGTGCAAAGAGAAGTACGAGCCATTATGGGTTAAAGGGGGCAATCACTGTGACCTGGAGCTTTACCCAGAATATATAAAGCATTTGAAGAAATTCATACTAGCTATCGAGAAATCAGCGCATCTGAGAAGTGGATCTGTAGAATCTGTGGATCAGATGGACACACAAAAAGGTatagattcccgacccagacAAAGCACAGATCATAGAGAAAAGTCTAGATCAAGCACAGATCATAGAGAAAAGCCTAGGGAAAGTATAGACCGAAAGGAGAAATCCAGAGCCAGTGTTGACAAGAGAGAAAGATCAAGAAAGAGTACGGAGTTAACAGAGAAGCCCAGTAATAACGCTGAGCAGCCAGAGAAAGCTAGGAACAGCATAGATCGGTTGGCCTCAACTTAG
- the LOC125205790 gene encoding alpha/beta hydrolase domain-containing protein 17C isoform X1, translated as MGGMTSSMAAKFAFFPPNPPSYRVVAEETGKLKMTEVANHDNVDVLKVKTKRGTEIVAVYVKNPSAKLTLLYSHGNAADLGQMYDLFSELSFHLRVNLMGYDYSGYGQSTGKPSEQNTYADIEAAYECLKETYGVKEEDVILYGQSVGSGPTLDLSSRLSRLRAVVLHSPILSGLRVMYPVKRTYWFDIYKNIDKIPLVQCPVLVIHGTDDDVVDYSHGKQLWELCKEKYEPLWVKGGNHCDLELYPEYIKHLKKFILAIEKSAHLRSGSVESVDQMDTQKGIDSRPRQSTDHREKSRSSTDHREKPRESIDRKEKSRASVDKRERSRKSTELTEKPSNNAEQPEKARNSIDRFGEMMRSAVLCNIDCFKPVRTKV; from the exons ATGGGGGGGATGACGTCGTCGATGGCGGCGAAGTTCGCGTTTTTTCCTCCGAATCCGCCGTCGTACCGGGTGGTGGCGGAGGAGACGGGGAAGCTTAAGATGACGGAGGTGGCGAACCACGATAACGTCGATGTTTTGAAAGTGAAGACGAAGAGGGGGACGGAGATCGTGGCGGTGTACGTGAAGAATCCCTCGGCGAAGCTGACGCTGCTGTACTCGCACGGGAACGCTGCTGATCTAGGGCAGATGTATGATCTCTTCAGTGAACTCAGCTTCCACCTCCGAGTCAACTTGATGGG GTATGACTATTCCGGATATGGACAATCCACAGGAAAG CCAAGTGAGCAGAATACTTATGCAGACATTGAAGCTGCATATGAGTGCCTGAAAGAAACTTATGGGGTAAAAGAGGAAGATGTAATATTGTATGGACAGTCGGTAGGGAGTGGTCCTACTTTGGATCTTTCATCACGTTTGTCCAGGTTAAGGGCTGTGGTTCTTCACAGCCCAATCCTGTCAGGACTTAGAGTTATGTATCCTGTTAAACGAACATACTGGTTTGACATTTATAAG AATATTGACAAAATCCCATTGGTCCAGTGCCCAGTGCTGGTTATTCAC GGCACTGACGATGATGTGGTAGATTACTCTCATGGTAAGCAGCTCTGGGAGCTGTGCAAAGAGAAGTACGAGCCATTATGGGTTAAAGGGGGCAATCACTGTGACCTGGAGCTTTACCCAGAATATATAAAGCATTTGAAGAAATTCATACTAGCTATCGAGAAATCAGCGCATCTGAGAAGTGGATCTGTAGAATCTGTGGATCAGATGGACACACAAAAAGGTatagattcccgacccagacAAAGCACAGATCATAGAGAAAAGTCTAGATCAAGCACAGATCATAGAGAAAAGCCTAGGGAAAGTATAGACCGAAAGGAGAAATCCAGAGCCAGTGTTGACAAGAGAGAAAGATCAAGAAAGAGTACGGAGTTAACAGAGAAGCCCAGTAATAACGCTGAGCAGCCAGAGAAAGCTAGGAACAGCATAGATCG CTTCGGAGAGATGATGAGATCAGCTGTTTTGTGCAATATCGACTGTTTCAAGCCTGTGAGGACAAAGGTCTGA
- the LOC125207241 gene encoding kanadaptin, with amino-acid sequence MATSMGPPPPKIATADDAAAEPSTSKPTAMPPPPPRLSNPSKPEPAAELSQGREEEAELNTSSSVSPGNSDQASNSSENPSNGETKQEQPNSNSAVPYKIPPWSAPPGHEFFLEVLKDGAIIDRYDVNEKGAYMFGRVDICDFVLEHPTISRFHAVLQFKSDRGAYLYDLGSTHGTFINKNQVKKRIYVDLHVGDVLRFGHSSRLYIFQGPSELMPPEADLKRLRKAKMQQETKDMEASLLRAKIEASRADGISWGMGEDAEEELEDEAEEITWQTYKGQLTEKQEKTRDKVIKRLEKIAHMKKEIDAIRAKDIAQGGLTQGQQTQIARNEQRTSQIMEELENLEETLNESIRESIGAKAGKLPRGKHKGPMGDDEEDYMSDDDDFYDRTEKSSKPKNGESQSVETADSLLDKKDVLVKQIEDKEKLLADEDKSAAVNEIAEAGDALDAYMSAVSSQLVLDKKGKIQKELSTLQSELDRIVYLLRIADPSGEAVRKRQSKDQKPKITIEKPVSHAGNKSAPEKNKKIDPSPVKSKTSVPEASLVKPMEEKATVEAKSEPDSAKDEPELTNNESTSTAYTVAKPQWLGAVDNIKKQEPVLKPTETQESDEFVDYKDRTSILNKPDSAGGIEDAAPGLIIRKRKQVGLSKDSDAVDSETTAASHFKADDAVALLLKHSKGYHAADDEDGAATEDVPENEEKEKKGGKKKKRVLGPEKPSFLDEPDYSSWVPPKGQSGDGRTSLNDRFGY; translated from the exons ATGGCTACAAGCATGGGCCCTCCGCCACCTAAAATCGCCACCGCTGACGATGCCGCCGCCGAGCCTTCAACATCCAAGCCTACGGCGAtgccgccgcctccgcctAGACTCTCGAATCCTTCCAAACCTGAACCCGCCGCTGAGCTATCCCAAGGCCGCGAGGAAGAAGCCGAATTAAACACTAGCAGCAGTGTTTCCCCAGGAAATTCGGATCAAGCTTCTAATTCCAGCGAGAATCCGAGTAATGGCGAAACCAAACAGGAGCAGCCGAATAGTAATTCGGCTGTGCCGTACAAAATTCCTCCGTGGAGTGCCCCCCCTGGCCATGAGTTCTTCCTTGAAGTCCTCAAAGATGGGGCAATCATCGATCGATATGATGT AAATGAGAAAGGGGCTTACATGTTTGGCCGCGTAgatatttgtgattttgtgCTCGAGCATCCTACTATTTCTCGGTTTCATGCTG TTCTTCAGTTCAAGAGCGACAGAGGCGCATACCTCTATGACCTTGGCAGTACACATGGGACATTTATAAACAAGAACCAG GTAAAGAAGAGGATCTATGTGGATTTGCATGTCGGTGATGTCCTCCGGTTTGGCCA CTCATCTAGACTCTACATATTTCAAGGACCATCTGAATTGATGCCTCCG GAAGCTGATTTAAAGAGGCTAAGGAAAGCAAAGATGcaacaagaaacaaaagacATGGAAGCATCACTTTTACGTGCAAAAATAGAGGCTTCTCGTGCTGATGGGATTTCCTGGGGCATGGGCGAAGATGCTGAAGAGGAATTGGAG GATGAAGCTGAAGAAATAACTTGGCAAACTTACAAGGGGCAGCTTACTGAGAAACAGGAAAAAACTCGAGATAAAGTTATTAAGAGACTTGAAAAG ATAGCTCACATGAAGAAAGAGATTGATGCTATTCGAGCAAAGGACATTGCTCAAGGTGGCTTGACACAAGGACAACAAACTCAGATTGCTAGAAATGAGCAAAGGACATCACAG ATAATGGAGGAGCTTGAGAACTTGGAAGAGACTTTGAATGAAAGTATTCGAGAAAGTATAGGTGCAAAAGCTGGAAAGCTGCCTCGTGGTAAGCACAAAGGGCCCATgggagatgatgaagaagattaTATGAG TGACGATGATGATTTCTATGATCGGACGGAGAAGTCCTCAAAACCCAAGAATGGTGAAAGTCAATCAGTGGAAACTGCTGATTCTCTTCTTGATAAGAAAGATGTTCTGGTTAAACAGATAGAAGACAAGGAAAAATTACTTGCGGACGAGGATAAATCGGCAGCGGTGAATGAGATTGCTGAAGCTGGAGATGCACTTGATGCATACATGTCTGCAGTGTCATCTCAGCTGG TTTTggataaaaaaggaaagatcCAAAAGGAGCTGTCTACTCTCCAATCGGAGTTGGATAGGATTGTTTACTTGCTGAGAATAGCAGATCCATCCGGAGAAGCAGTTAGGAAAAGACAATCCAAAGACCAGAAGCCTAAGATAACCATCGAGAAGCCTGTTTCACATGCAGGCAATAAATCTGCACCAGAGAAGAATAAAAAGATCGACCCTTCGCCAGTAAAGAGTAAAACTAGTGTACCAGAGGCTTCATTAGTTAAACCAATGGAAGAAAAAGCTACAGTTGAGGCAAAATCAGAACCTGACAGTGCGAAGGATGAACCAGAATTAACAAACAATGAGAGTACTTCTACTGCATATACTGTTGCTAAACCTCAATGGCTTGGTGCTGTAGACAATATCAAAAAGCAAGAACCTGTGCTGAAGCCAACAGAAACGCAGGAGAGCGATGAGTTTGTAGACTACAAAGACAGGACATCTATTTTGAACAAACCAGATTCGGCGGGTGGGATAGAAGATGCAGCACCTGGTCTAATCATAAGGAAGCGTAAGCAAGTTGGTCTGTCCAAGGACAGTGATGCTGTAGATTCTGAAACAACTGCTGCTTCCCATTTCAAGGCAGATGATGCTGTGGCCTTGCTGCTCAAACATTCAAAGGGGTACCATGCAGCAGATGATGAAGATGGAGCTGCGACTGAAGACGTACctgaaaatgaagagaaagaaaagaagggtgggaaaaagaagaagagagttCTAGGTCCAGAGAAGCCATCGTTTCTCGACGAACCAGATTACAGTTCCTGGGTACCACCCAAAG GTCAATCAGGCGATGGACGGACCTCCCTGAATGATCGTTTTGGCTACTAA
- the LOC125207140 gene encoding O-fucosyltransferase 27 codes for MKWVSPTKLGGAGAGGEAKPLLFKSKLKWVGLFGLVLSAFSLFTHFLLARYSVGATVSEYKSSITIFSWRPIFENANSPPPPGLYRRLWAPVKHLESLNPYANPRANYVAPPPQTDRFIFVRIRGGFHEIRNSICDVVVVARLLNATLVIPEIQSTTSSKGISTEFKSFAYLYSEDQFMTALVGDIRVVKTLPKDLKGARRKKEIPSFKVPSSASPYFYLHHVLPVLKKHAVVELVVPDGGCLQALLPPQLEEYQRLRCRVAFHALKFREEVQELASRILYRLRSSGRPFIAYDPGMTRESLAYHGCAELFQDVHTELIQHKRAWMIKRGIVKGNLTVDSAEQRLRGLCPLMPEEIGILLRAYGYSWDTIIYVSGGEVFGGQKKLIPLHAMFENVVDRTSLSMVWELDKMYGREANLVDKPKTSPPLKVEKKPDAWKNSGPRPRPLPPPPARFKYPYNIEGWWGWVAESDNEPESTVMELRTNAHKLLWEAIDYTICVEADAFVPGFDRDGRGNPNFASLVMGHRLYQAASLKTFRIDRKVMAKGLDEIRDHLYQINGTWIASVRRHLRRNIVDGLTEELTRSKPLSFLSFPVAECSCSGGSQTGAVPANSSTPLSQPPLRKVLASIAKCPSWMDRNATSNPRDKESDEGDDVYEDDPDSPDAAVLFRQVGDSNEGSGVEMSNKEETQMDDQEELEGGER; via the exons ATGAAGTGGGTCTCCCCCACCAAACTCGGTggcgccggcgccggcggGGAGGCCAAGCCGCTGCTTTTCAAGTCCAAGCTCAAGTGGGTCGGACTGTTTGGTCTTGTCCTCTccgctttctctctcttcaccCACTTTCTCCTCGCCAGATACAGCGTTGGTGCTACTGTTTCCGAGTATAAATCTTCAATCACAATCTTCTCTTGGAGGCCCATTTTCGAGAATGCCAATTCTCCCCCACCT CCTGGATTGTACAGAAGACTTTGGGCCCCTGTGAAGCATCTTGAATCTTTAAATCCCTATGCAAATCCTAGAGCAAACTATGTAG CTCCTCCTCCACAGACGgatagatttatttttgtaaggATACGAGGGGGTTTTCACGAAATAAGGAACTCG ATATGTGATGTTGTTGTGGTTGCTCGGCTTCTTAATGCCACCCTAGTGATTCCCGAGATTCAATCCACAACGAGTAGCAAAGGGATCAG CACAGAGTTCAAGAGTTTTGCCTACCTGTATAGCGAGGATCAATTCATGACAGCTTTGGTTGGAGATATCAGAGTTGTGAAAACACTGCCTAAGGATCTTAAAGGAGCAAGAAGGAAGAAAGAAATTCCTTCTTTCAAAGTACCAAGCTCCGCGTCTCCATATTTCTATCTTCATCATGTTCTGCCAGTGCTGAAAAAACACGCGGTTGTCGAGCTTGTTGTCCCAGATGGTGGATGCTTGCAG GCCTTACTTCCTCCACAGTTAGAAGAGTACCAAAGGCTTAGGTGTCGGGTTGCTTTCCATGCTCTGAAGTTCAGAGAGGAGGTCCAAGAACTTGCCTCAAGGATCCTATACAGATTAAGATCTTCAGGCCGACCGTTTATAGCCTATGATCCTGGAATGACAAGAGAATCATTAGCTTATCATGGCTGTGCTGAACTCTTTCAG GATGTGCACACTGAGCTCATTCAACATAAACGAGCTTGGATGATTAAACGTGGAATCGTCAAAGGGAACCTCACTGTGGATTCAGCTGAGCAGCGACTTCGCGGTTTATGTCCACTTATGCCTGAGGAA ATTGGTATTCTTCTTCGTGCTTATGGCTATTCGTGGGACACTATTATTTACGTTTCTGGTGGAGAGGTCTTTGGTGGGCAGAAGAAGTTGATTCCCCTTCATGCTATGTTCGAGAATGTTGTAGATCGGACTTCCTTAAGCATGGTATGGGAGTTGGACAAAATGTATGGCCGTGAAGCCAACCTTGTCGACAAACCTAAGACTTCACCTCCACTTAAAGTGGAAAAGAAACCCGATGCTTGGAAAAATTCTGGTCCTCGTCCCCGTCCACTCCCACCACCCCCAGCAAGATTCAAATATCCTTACAACATCGAAGGCTGGTGGGGTTGGGTAGCTGAGAGCGACAATGAGCCAGAGAGTACAGTTATGGAGCTGAGAACCAATGCACACAAATTGCTGTGGGAAGCAATTGACTACACCATATGTGTAGAAGCAGATGCGTTCGTTCCAGGATTTGATCGTGATGGTCGAGGAAACCCAAATTTTGCTAGCTTGGTAATGGGACACAGGCTGTATCAGGCTGCCTCCTTGAAAACTTTTCGAATAGACAG GAAAGTGATGGCGAAAGGTTTAGATGAGATACGTGACCACCTTTATCAAATCAACGGGACGTGGATAGCATCTGTACGCAGGCATCTGAGAAGGAACATAGTTGATGGACTAACAGAGGAACTCACTAGATCGAAACCATTGTCTTTTCTGTCTTTCCCTGTCGCAGAGTGCTCTTGCTCGGGGGGTAGCCAAACTGGTGCAGTTCCGGCTAATTCCTCGACCCCTCTAAGCCAACCACCCCTGCGCAAAGTGTTAGCTTCTATAGCGAAGTGCCCGTCCTGGATGGACAGGAATGCCACTTCAAATCCAAGGGACAAGGAAAGTGATGAGGGGGATGATGTCTATGAAGATGACCCGGACTCGCCAGATGCTGCAGTTCTCTTCCGCCAAGTTGGTGACAGCAACGAGGGCAGTGGAGTAGAGATGAGCAACAAAGAAGAAACACAAATGGATGATCAAGAAGAGCTTGAAGGTGGGGAAAGGTAA
- the LOC125203130 gene encoding uncharacterized protein LOC125203130 yields MAHRCFSGLLLSVVIILVALGSAECDQGNLGTESQKDVFLQSDVKILLGRKMLQHSRESNSKKTDETKALTEAADEVANLMHRDYGKMARRKPPINNHVPKD; encoded by the exons atggCGCATCGATGTTTTTCAGGATTACTATTGAGTGTTGTGATCATTTTGGTTGCTCTTGGGTCTGCAGAGTGTGATCAAG GCAATCTTGGAACAGAATCACAGAAAGATGTGTTTCTTCAGAGT GATGTTAAGATTCTTTTGGGAAGAAAAATGCTGCAGCATTCCCGAGAATCCAACTCCAAGAAGACCGATGAAACAAAGGCGTTGACTGAGGCAGCGGACGAGGTAGCAAACCTAATGCACAGGGACTATGGAAAGATGGCGCGGCGAAAGCCACCAATCAACAATCATGTGCCTAAAGACTGA
- the LOC125205109 gene encoding amino acid transporter AVT6A-like, translating into MTIGGVKPIKEKKARKSKQPLVDEKSPLLPTKHGEDSFDEFNGASFSGAVFNLSTTIVGAGIMALPATMKVLGLIPGVAAIIFMAFLTNASIEFLLRFSRTAKSVSYSGLMEDAFGNWGRILIQLCVLVNNIGVLIVYMIIIGDVLSGTTSDGVHHAGVLEGWFGVQWWTGRFFVLVATTLAVFAPLASLKRIDSLRYTSALSVALAVVFLVITVGITLYKLIDGTVQMPRLFPEVANMTSFLNLFTVVPVLVTAYICHYNVHSIDNELDDNTKIKAVVSSSLALCSSVYVMTSIFGFLLFGDETLDDVLANFSTDLGIPFGSVLNDSVRVSYAAHLMLVFPIVFYPLRLNLDGLIFPVASPLTTDNTRFASLSIGLIAVIFVAANYIPSIWDAFQFTGATAAVLIGFILPASITLRDRYGISTKRDRILAIAMIALAVFSNVIAIYSDAYALLKNGPATRE; encoded by the exons atgaCGATTGGAGGTGTTAAGCCTATCAAAGAGAAGAAGGCAAGGAAGAGCAAGCAACCACTTGTTGATGAGAAATCCCCGTTGCTGCCCACCAAGCATGGGGAAGATAGTTTTGATGAGTTCAATGGTGCTTCCTTCAGCGGGGCCGTGTTCAATCTGTCCACCACAATCGTAGGTGCAGGAATCATGGCTTTGCCTGCCACCATGAAGGTGTTGGGACTTATCCCAGGGGTTGCTGCAATCATCTTTATGGCATTCTTGACGAATGCTTCAATCGAGTTCTTGCTCAGGTTTAGTCGGACGGCAAAGTCAGTTTCTTATAGTGGTCTTATGGAGGATGCATTTGGAAATTGGGGCAGAATCTTGATTCAACTCTGTGTATTGGTTAATAACATCGGCGTGCTTATAGTGTACATGATTATCATAG GCGATGTGCTTTCTGGAACCACATCTGATGGAGTCCACCATGCTGGTGTTCTGGAGGGTTGGTTTGGAGTACAGTGGTGGACTGGACGATTTTTCGTTCTCGTTGCAACCACACTTGCTGTATTTGCGCCACTGGCTAGCTTAAAGAGAATTG ATTCATTGAGATACACATCTGCTTTATCAGTTGCTCTTGCTGTTGTATTCCTTGTTATTACTGTGGGGATAACACTCTACAAGTTGATAGATGGAACTGTCCAAATGCCTAGATTGTTCCCAGAAGTTGCAAATATGACGTCGTTCCTCAATCTTTTTACCGTAGTTCCTGTCCTTGTCACTGCATACATCTGCCACTACAATG TTCATTCAATAGACAATGAACTTGACGATAACACAAAGATAAAGGCAGTCGTCAGCAGTTCCCTTGCTCTCTGCTCAAGTGTGTATGTGATGACTAGCATCTTTGGGTTCCTCTTATTCGGTGATGAAACTCTCGATGATGTATTGGCCAACTTCTCCACTGACCTCGGGATTCCATTTGGATCCGTACTTAATGATTCTGTGCGCGTTAGCTATGCAGCCCACTTGATGCTTGTCTTCCCTATTGTATTTTATCCATTGCGGTTAAACTTAGATGGTCTCATTTTTCCAGTGGCAAGTCCTTTGACTACAGATAATACGAGGTTTGCCTCACTCAGTATTGGGCTCATTGCTGTTATCTTTGTGGCTGCAAATTACATACCAAGCATTTGGGATGCTTTCCAATTCACTGGAGCAACTGCAGCTGTTCTAATCGGTTTCATCCTTCCTGCTTCCATTACTCTCCG CGATCGGTACGGCATATCCACAAAGAGGGACAGGATCCTAGCCATTGCCATGATCGCCCTTGCCGTCTTCTCCAATGTGATAGCGATATACAGTGACGCCTATGCATTGTTGAAGAATGGCCCAGCTACTCGAGAATGA